The following is a genomic window from Sinorhizobium fredii NGR234.
TCTGGAGAGCGATGGTGCCTCCCCGAACTTCACCGCGTCGGCGGTCTCATCGCCCTGGAAAAGCAGACCTCGGACGCTTCGTCGTTGTCTCTGACGCATTTTCAGGCCGCCCTCGAGGCCGCCAGACAGGATAGTGCGGTTGGCTGGGAACGTCGCGTCGAGCGCGACATGGTTTTCCGACGGCTCTCCTCCGCCGTTTCCAGGGCCGAAGCGCCTAACGATCACCCTGCTTGTCCGCCCTCGTCACCCAAGGACGACGCTCCCCCGGCCGGAGCCACTTGAAATCTGCGTGTCCATTTACATGGATTTACAACTCTCAACTCGTAGGCCTTCCGCAGTCAGTGCATGATCTGGCGGAAGAGGAGAGTGCAATGGACGGTCCCATCCGTTTTCTCATCATCATTGCCGTGGAGGACAGTGATGGAATTTCCAATAGCGGAGTTTGGATACCAAAAATCGCGCCTCCTTATTACCTGTTCAAAGAAGTCCCCGCCGAGGTCGCCCTGGCAACGCCTTCGGGCGGCTTCGCGGCTCTTCTCGGCCAAACTGGGCATGGTTCTTCCGACCGGGAGCCGTTTGTTCGGCGTTTCCTGTCTGACCGGGAAGCGCGGGACGATTTGGCCGACACGCTCAGCCTAGGGCAGATTGTCGCTGACGACTTCGATGCCGCATTCTGCGTCGGCTTTTCCGGCTCCGTCTGGGGAACGCACAGTCGCGGCCCAGGTCCTTTGATCAAAACTTTCTTGGAAGACGGAAAGCCCGTGGCGATCATCCCCGGCCAGCAACTGGAGATCGCTCCTGAGGGGGCAGGACCGGGTCTTCTCATTATCGGAGACAGCGATCAGTCGCCCGTTCTGGCAGCACACGCGCTCGTGAAGGTGGTGGTCGAGCGCAGGGAACTCATGGCGAGATCGGCCTGACCTACCTTTTTTTGTGCTACGCGCGAGCCAGCCCAGTTCTCCGGTTCTTACAGCCACGTCCGGGCCGAGTATGATGACGGCTGCGAGCTTTTGCGGGGGGTCTTCTCAGCTTCAATTTGCACCGATTTACGACGCTTAACTCGTCTTCGCGATGAAGCTGCGTCACGTTGTTCCCATCGAAAAAGCGCGGAATGAAAGGACGCAGTCATGAATGAGCGGACCATTTCACTCACGGCGCAAACCACGCGACGGGATGGCCTCCTGGCGGGAGGCGCCGCGCTCGCCGCGATGGCTCCTGCCAATAGCTCTCTCACCGCCGCGAAAGCGGCTCCATCTACAAAGGAGATTCAAATCATGTCGTTCATCAGGACCGAGGACGGTACGGAAATCTTCTACAAGGACTGGGGACCACGCGAAGCCCAATCCATCGTCTTTCATCACGGGTGGCCGCTGAGCGCCGATGACTGGGACGCCCAGATGATGTTCTTCCTGGACAAAGGCTATCGCGTCATCGCGCATGACCGCCGCGGCCACGGCCGCTCCACGCAGACCTGGTCCGGAAACGAGATGGACACCTATGCGGCCGATGTTGCGGCGCTGACCGATGCACTTGAACTCAGGGACGCGGTCCATGTCGGCCACTCCACGGGCGGCGGCGAGGTCGCGCACTATGTCGCAAGGGCCAAGTCCGGGCGCGTGGCGAAAGCCGTGCTGATCGGCGCGGTTCCGCCGGTCATGGTGAAGTCGGACAAGAATCCCGGCGGCCTGCCAATCGAGGTTTTCGACGGCTTCCGCGCCGCGCTCGTCGCCAACCGCGCCCAGTTCTTCCTCGATGTTCCTACCGGACCGTTTTACGGCTTCAACCGCCCCGGCGCCAAGGTCACCCAAGGTGTTATCGACAATTGGTGGCGGCAAGGCATGATGGGTGGCGCGAAGGCGCATTACGACTGCATCAAGGCCTTTTCCGAGACGGACTTCACCGAAGACCTCGAGCGGATAACGGTGCCGACGCTGGTCATGCACGGCGACGACGATCAGATCGTCCCCTATGCCGACTCCGCTCCGCTTGCGGTCAAGCTCCTGAAGAACGGCACGCTCAAGACCTACGAGGGCCTGCCTCACGGCATGTGCACCACACACCCCGAGATCATCAACGCGGACCTCCTGGACTTTATCCGCGACTGATCGGCTTACCTTGGCGCGGAGAGCCGCACCGCGACTATAGGTGCGGCTCCACATTCTGTCTGCCCACAAGGCAAGCTATCGGCGGCGCTGTCCTCATCATGGCGCCGGTGCCATGACCACCCTCAACGCTGCTACTCAAGCGAATAGGAAAGCAAAATGACCCAAGGAACAGCACTTATCACCGGAGCCTCATCCGGCATCGGCGCGGTTTACGCCGAACG
Proteins encoded in this region:
- a CDS encoding transporter gives rise to the protein MDGPIRFLIIIAVEDSDGISNSGVWIPKIAPPYYLFKEVPAEVALATPSGGFAALLGQTGHGSSDREPFVRRFLSDREARDDLADTLSLGQIVADDFDAAFCVGFSGSVWGTHSRGPGPLIKTFLEDGKPVAIIPGQQLEIAPEGAGPGLLIIGDSDQSPVLAAHALVKVVVERRELMARSA
- a CDS encoding alpha/beta fold hydrolase; its protein translation is MSFIRTEDGTEIFYKDWGPREAQSIVFHHGWPLSADDWDAQMMFFLDKGYRVIAHDRRGHGRSTQTWSGNEMDTYAADVAALTDALELRDAVHVGHSTGGGEVAHYVARAKSGRVAKAVLIGAVPPVMVKSDKNPGGLPIEVFDGFRAALVANRAQFFLDVPTGPFYGFNRPGAKVTQGVIDNWWRQGMMGGAKAHYDCIKAFSETDFTEDLERITVPTLVMHGDDDQIVPYADSAPLAVKLLKNGTLKTYEGLPHGMCTTHPEIINADLLDFIRD